From a single Miscanthus floridulus cultivar M001 chromosome 8, ASM1932011v1, whole genome shotgun sequence genomic region:
- the LOC136475395 gene encoding uncharacterized protein has protein sequence MENRKEEQQGAAVGWMTMPAFREWDVKNGAVQDYSMDFSKIREMRKQNKRELSRASLGGDEDLLQQQQQQSSKAQPPNSAAPHLEATAAVVTSSTGAPSTHPPPGIITEEVQRPADNDGEAVRSSLPPLLGWRR, from the exons ATGGAGAACCGCAAGGAG gagcagcagggcgcgGCGGTTGGGTGGATGACCATGCCGGCGTTCAGGGAGTGGGACGTCAAGAACGGCGCCGTGCAGGACTACTCCATGGACTTCTCCAAGATCCGCGAGATGCGCAAGCAGAACAAGCGCGAGCTCTCCAGGGCCAGCCTCGGCGGCGACGAGGacctcctccagcagcagcagcagcagagtagCAAGGCGCAGCCGCCCAACTCCGCCGCCCCTCACCTGgaagccaccgccgccgtcgtcacgtCATCCACCGGCGCCCCGTCGACACATCCACCGCCGGGGATAATCACGGAGGAGGTCCAGCGGCCCGCGGACAACGACGGCGAGGCCGTGCGctcctctcttcctcctcttcttggctggcGGCGGTAG